Proteins from a genomic interval of Zingiber officinale cultivar Zhangliang chromosome 1B, Zo_v1.1, whole genome shotgun sequence:
- the LOC121982681 gene encoding prosaposin-like, with product MDSRLSFLILMLVISFVSANARSLASLDMFVVEVDNEIQSESHIIRNERFCTLCEEFASQAMHYIGENETQTQIISTLHKACSKLHSLKQQCVILVDYYAPMFFLEVSTISPEQFCDKVNLCDETTQVSLSKSDDACTLCQNVIGEVLSKLQDPDTELEVIEILLKGCNKMENFAQKCKKLVFQYGPLILANAEKFLEKTDICTSIHACKKSQQDAVSFLASA from the exons ATGGATTCAAggttaagttttttaattcttaTGCTGGTAATCAGCTTTGTCTCTGCAAATGCCAGGAGTTTAGCTAGTTTGGATATGTTCG ttgTGGAAGTGGATAATGAGATTCAAAGTGAAAGTCATATTATAAGGAATGAAAGGTTTTGCACTCTGTGTGAAGAATTTGCTTCTCAGGCTATGCACTATATTGGTGAAAATGAGACACAGACTCAAATTATCAGTACCCTTCACAAAGCTTGTTCCAAGCTGCATTCTCTCAAACAACAG TGTGTTATATTGGTAGACTACTATGCACCAatgtttttcttagaagtttcaaCAATAAGCCCGGAGCAGTTCTGTGATAAGGTGAACCTCTGTGACGAGACTACCCAAGTGAGTTTGTCCAAGAGTGATGATGCCTGCACACTTTGCCAAAATGTCATTGGAGAGGTTCTTTCCAAACTTCAAGATCCTGACACTGAG CTTGAGGTGATTGAGATACTTCTGAAAGGATGCAACAAGATGGAAAATTTTGCCCAAAAG TGCAAGAAACTGGTATTCCAATATGGACCGCTGATCTTGGCTAATGCCGAGAAGTTCCTCGAGAAAACTGATATCTGCACTTCGATCCATGCATGCAAGAAAAGCCAGCAAGATGCAGTCTCCTTTCTTGCCAGTGCCTAA